DNA sequence from the Nitrospirota bacterium genome:
CCGTAATAGTCCTCGACTGCGGCGACCTTGAGAGGGTTGGGTTCTTAAAAAAAGATAACATACCGGCAGACACCCTGATTAACATTGACCACCACAAGACCAATCTCGGTTTTGGTACAATGAACCTCGTGAAAGAGGCGGTTGCATCAGCAGATATTGTCTATACCATCATAAAGAAAATGGGTATACCGGTTACTCCTGATATCGCCGTCTGTATCTATACCGCAATAATGACTGAGACAGGTTCATTCAGGTATTCGAATACCTCTGCCCACACCCTTAAGGTGGCAGGTGAAATGATCAGATATGGCGCTGACCCGGCAGCGATTGCTGATAATGTGTTTAATAGAAACAGCATGGGCAGGATAAATCTGCTGGGGCGGGTGCTGTCTACGCTTAAATTAAGTTCGGATGGGAAGATTGCATGGATTACTGTGCTTGAAGAGATGTTCAGGGAGACCGGGACTACAAAAGAAGATACTGAAGACA
Encoded proteins:
- a CDS encoding bifunctional oligoribonuclease/PAP phosphatase NrnA, producing MSIDRIIDTLKNKESFMLTTHMNPEGDAIGSTLALALALSSIGKKVTVNTADPVPGVLMFLPSSEKVQQVKTVDGRFDAVIVLDCGDLERVGFLKKDNIPADTLINIDHHKTNLGFGTMNLVKEAVASADIVYTIIKKMGIPVTPDIAVCIYTAIMTETGSFRYSNTSAHTLKVAGEMIRYGADPAAIADNVFNRNSMGRINLLGRVLSTLKLSSDGKIAWITVLEEMFRETGTTKEDTEDMINYPRSITGVEVAALFRQSGNDWKLSFRSNGRVDVALVSLEFGGGGHSMAAGCLLKGPLEEVREKVLGKVAEAVGRIDYNK